One part of the Moorena sp. SIOASIH genome encodes these proteins:
- a CDS encoding ABC transporter substrate-binding protein, translated as MTSRREFTRLSLFLLGLGLANCTQTPNQPSPNGNLSSEDAQLRIWWMLGYLPEENEVIVEIVRGWEKESGLKAELRLVPPNTISQDTLKAIDQGNAPDVVFTTDGNFDLFPNLAWTNKLADVSDLLNPIKYDFFPTALQAVYYGNNITKKRSYYAVPIAQTTVHVHYWRSLLEEVGLSDRAIPQEWDAFWNFWKQAQNKLRASGRKNIYGLGLCMSAVQADTLQIFEQFLEAYNVKILNEKGQLLLDAPDARQGIIAALKQYASFYQDGYVPPRAVEWTGAGNNVSFLESESLMTLNSTVGIPGTQKLERNQYNQQAAERYFKQIVTGGWPKKPDGRRLRLISTVKQIVIPKAAKHQEAAKNFLSYLLQPENLNRLLKEGSKGRILPVMTPLFKDPFWGKPTDPHLASGIRQYQQPNRPSYTVFHPAYSLVSSQNVWAKAILGIIQQDLSPKQAANGAIAQIKEIFAQSR; from the coding sequence ATGACTTCTAGGCGTGAATTCACTCGGCTATCCCTGTTTTTGCTTGGTTTAGGGCTAGCTAACTGTACCCAAACTCCTAATCAACCAAGTCCTAATGGGAATTTATCTTCCGAAGATGCTCAGCTTCGGATCTGGTGGATGCTAGGGTATCTACCTGAAGAAAATGAAGTGATTGTTGAGATAGTTCGCGGGTGGGAAAAAGAATCTGGGCTTAAAGCTGAACTGAGGCTAGTACCACCAAACACTATCAGCCAAGATACTCTCAAAGCCATTGACCAAGGCAATGCACCGGATGTGGTATTTACTACCGACGGCAATTTTGATCTGTTTCCCAATCTGGCCTGGACAAACAAATTAGCTGATGTATCTGACTTGCTAAATCCCATTAAATACGACTTCTTTCCTACAGCTTTACAAGCCGTCTACTATGGGAACAATATTACTAAAAAGCGCAGCTACTATGCTGTACCCATCGCCCAGACTACAGTCCATGTTCACTACTGGCGCAGTCTTCTCGAAGAGGTAGGTCTGAGTGATCGGGCAATTCCCCAAGAGTGGGATGCATTTTGGAACTTTTGGAAGCAAGCGCAGAATAAATTGCGTGCTAGTGGGCGAAAAAATATCTATGGCTTAGGTTTGTGTATGTCTGCTGTGCAGGCTGATACCCTGCAAATATTTGAACAGTTCCTGGAAGCCTACAATGTCAAAATCTTAAATGAAAAAGGTCAGTTGTTGCTCGATGCCCCTGATGCTCGCCAGGGCATAATTGCTGCCTTAAAACAATACGCTAGCTTCTATCAAGATGGGTATGTGCCACCGAGAGCAGTAGAATGGACTGGCGCTGGGAATAATGTCAGCTTCCTGGAAAGTGAATCCCTGATGACTCTTAACTCTACAGTGGGAATTCCTGGAACTCAGAAGCTGGAGCGAAATCAATATAATCAACAAGCAGCGGAACGCTACTTCAAACAAATTGTGACAGGAGGTTGGCCGAAGAAACCCGATGGGCGGAGACTTAGGTTGATTTCAACCGTTAAACAAATCGTTATCCCTAAAGCCGCTAAACATCAGGAGGCGGCAAAGAATTTCCTATCCTATCTACTCCAACCAGAAAACCTGAATCGGTTGCTCAAGGAGGGTTCCAAGGGACGTATCCTCCCTGTGATGACCCCACTGTTCAAAGACCCTTTCTGGGGTAAGCCTACTGACCCCCACCTAGCCAGCGGAATTAGGCAATACCAGCAACCAAACCGTCCGTCTTATACCGTTTTCCATCCCGCTTATAGCCTGGTGTCTAGCCAGAATGTTTGGGCTAAGGCAATTTTAGGGATTATTCAACAGGATTTATCCCCTAAGCAAGCTGCCAATGGGGCGATCGCCCAGATTAAGGAAATTTTCGCCCAGTCGAGGTAA
- a CDS encoding MFS transporter, with the protein MAQPLNLLTLPKLLNKLLSLLPALRQEIWILATGRLLLHIGQGFTLVYASIFFVNQIGLSATQVGIALGSSSISGVLGRLISGTLADSKFWGRKKTLLLSAAVSALASLCLAFTYNFHTLVIANLLMGLGIGLYWPPTEAVVTDLTTPVQRNEAFSVTRLADSLGLGLGVIGAGQLIAASGSYRTLFVLKSIFYVIFFVVIYLAIAETNNVQDVPQSPTQSWKQALSDRFLMIWLLGNTLFTTYDAELNSIMPLYFANFVPGGGTETGLAPETISLIFFWHVAFSAIFQLPVARFVNQFKRTNILMVSLLLWSGGFVLVWLTGIVDNLAVIPAFFALLLLALAKVIYIPSASSLVGDLAPQSLRGVYFSLESQCWAVGYFIGPSLGGWALDQSPEFSSGFWLVTASSVGLGFGILSYLGKKSHEVLGVRHQA; encoded by the coding sequence ATGGCTCAACCCCTCAACCTTTTAACCTTACCGAAATTGCTCAATAAATTATTATCTTTGCTCCCAGCATTAAGGCAAGAGATTTGGATTCTAGCAACCGGTCGATTGTTATTGCATATCGGTCAAGGGTTTACTTTAGTTTATGCCTCGATTTTTTTTGTTAATCAGATTGGTTTATCCGCCACCCAAGTTGGAATTGCTCTAGGGAGTTCTTCAATTTCTGGAGTATTAGGACGCTTGATATCAGGGACTTTGGCTGATTCCAAGTTTTGGGGACGCAAGAAAACTTTGCTACTCTCGGCAGCTGTTTCTGCTCTAGCAAGCCTTTGTTTAGCGTTTACCTATAATTTTCACACTCTGGTTATTGCTAACTTACTGATGGGTTTAGGGATTGGTCTATATTGGCCTCCTACTGAGGCAGTGGTTACCGATCTAACCACTCCTGTTCAGCGTAATGAAGCCTTTTCAGTGACTCGTTTAGCTGATAGCTTAGGACTAGGATTGGGAGTTATTGGGGCAGGCCAGTTAATTGCTGCTTCTGGGAGTTACCGTACTTTATTTGTGCTAAAAAGTATTTTTTATGTGATTTTCTTCGTTGTCATTTATTTAGCGATCGCAGAAACAAATAACGTTCAAGATGTGCCTCAATCCCCTACCCAATCCTGGAAACAAGCACTAAGCGATCGCTTTTTGATGATTTGGTTACTAGGGAATACTCTCTTCACTACCTATGATGCTGAACTCAATAGCATTATGCCCCTATATTTTGCAAATTTTGTTCCAGGAGGAGGAACAGAAACCGGATTAGCTCCAGAAACGATTAGTCTTATTTTCTTCTGGCATGTCGCCTTTAGTGCCATTTTCCAACTACCTGTTGCCCGCTTTGTAAACCAGTTTAAACGCACCAATATCTTGATGGTTTCTTTACTGCTGTGGTCTGGAGGATTTGTGTTAGTGTGGCTCACAGGAATTGTTGATAATCTGGCAGTTATTCCAGCATTTTTTGCTTTGTTACTCTTAGCCTTAGCTAAGGTAATTTATATCCCTTCTGCCTCTTCTTTGGTGGGGGATTTAGCTCCACAATCTTTGCGAGGAGTTTACTTTTCTCTTGAATCTCAGTGTTGGGCAGTAGGTTACTTTATTGGACCGTCTTTAGGAGGTTGGGCATTGGACCAATCTCCAGAATTTAGCAGTGGTTTTTGGTTAGTGACTGCTAGCAGTGTGGGCTTAGGTTTTGGGATTTTATCCTATCTGGGCAAGAAAAGTCATGAGGTCTTAGGTGTTAGGCATCAGGCTTGA